The DNA window AGCAATacgaaaaaacaagaaaaaaaacctTAGAGATGAGAGTAAAAGCATATGAGAAAAAGAATTGAGGGTTTTAAAGATAAGGAAAAGTCATGGAAGACACTTACCTTGAATCTGGAGTCAATGTAAATATTCAACCTTTCCACCTACAACACCATAGAAAGTACAATCAAGTATTAGGAAAAAAAACCCACAAAAATCACCGATAAAGATGACAATTTCTGagaaggagatgaagaaagtTTAAAAGGGCAAACGATctccatatttttttttttttttgcttttataaTGGTGGATGATCCAGCGTACACATGATTCAGCTGATGAGAGGAAGAACGATTTGGGTAGATGGCGGTGCAGGAAAAAACTGGAGAGATGAAGAGAAAATAAGAGGAGGAAAAACATTTTGACATCTCTGGGAGAGAAAATCCCGAATCTTATTTTCTTGCCAAAGAAAggaacaaagaaaaggaaagaaaaatggaaggggAGAGAAGCTCTGGAAGAAGACCAACATGTGACCTTTGTTTTGTCTTGCACTGTTATTTAATGTTcaattaaagaagaaagagaagaagtgaaaaacaaagaaaggagaaaggaagaaagaacgggagaagaaaggaagaaagaaacgGAGCAGAAGCAAGAAACACAATGAACGGCGCAAGCGAAGACTCTCGGAACCCTACCTATTCATTAAGGCGTGAAATCTCGATTTTGTCCTCAATTCAATTCATCAGCTCAATCAATCGGAGGACTACCACCGATAGACCAATAAAAATGTGCCACGTCAGCAATTGAACTCAATTGAAGAGAATGGCATTCACACATTTAGCTATATATGTTAATGAAGCTTGAATAAGTGGATTTCATACACCTCATATAATAAAACTTATACTGTCATccagaaaaaaaggaaaaaaagggagATTGAGGGTATCGTGTAAATGTAGAAGTGGTATTTGAATTCAATATTTTACATTGAAAGTCCATGGGGTATCAAATATTATAAACGGTATATTACATCAAGTTGTACATGGGAATAACGCAACCTTCCTAGTTCATAGTTCCTACCACCACATAAAATTATTTCGGCAAAAAAACTCCAAGGTGTAGAAGTTAACTTTCTCAGTTCCTAGCACAACCTAAAACTATATTACGCAATCATTTTGTTTAACTATTGGTTTTAGAGAAAAGAACAAGGCTTGAATTTTTgtgaatggaatttttttttttttttttgccgatTTCCAACTGACTAATTTGCCTCAACGCTCTAGCAATTAAAACTGGTCTACAGATATAGACAGAGTATTTCAAACTGTCTAAGGGCATTCATCTCCAGTAAACTACAGGAATGTACAACTTTCAATCTACAATACATGTTGCACCATAGGAGCTCAACGAGATGGCTTCTGCAGTTCTATAAAAATGGGATCAATAAAAATATGATGCAAAGGATCATTAAGCCAAAGTTTAGCCAGATGATGATGTGAAGAGGACAGCCGGTGAACTTCTTCAATAAGCCAGATGCTGGCTTCGGCTTTAGGAGGCGGGATTATGGTATCCAGTGGCCTGTCTTCATCTTCTGCTCCAATTCTCAATATGTCCAATTGTCTCAGATGCACTTTGGTGAGGTAATGCAGGGGTTGCCCATACAGTTGCTTAAGGGATGTGCCCGATCCAGTCCAAGAAGTAAATGGAACAACAGAGCCACGTAACAAGGGGATAGGAATCTGTCTCATGTATTCTTGGTACGTTTCCGCCGTTCCTAGCATCACATCTTCAGGTACTATCTGTAAAGCTCGTTGAGGGATCTCTGCAGCAGTTCGTAGCCGTTTACTTTCTGGTCCAGCATCGTCATCAGAAGATGAATCATCAGATAATATGTTGACCTGCTTAGGAGAGGATCTTGGCCTCTCCATATTTGTAACTGAGAAATATACATCGGAGGCAGAGTCGGAATCGGA is part of the Coffea eugenioides isolate CCC68of chromosome 6, Ceug_1.0, whole genome shotgun sequence genome and encodes:
- the LOC113776156 gene encoding protein RDM1-like, whose amino-acid sequence is MERPRSSPKQVNILSDDSSSDDDAGPESKRLRTAAEIPQRALQIVPEDVMLGTAETYQEYMRQIPIPLLRGSVVPFTSWTGSGTSLKQLYGQPLHYLTKVHLRQLDILRIGAEDEDRPLDTIIPPPKAEASIWLIEEVHRLSSSHHHLAKLWLNDPLHHIFIDPIFIELQKPSR